The Streptomyces avermitilis MA-4680 = NBRC 14893 genome contains a region encoding:
- a CDS encoding RNA polymerase sigma factor has translation MSASTSRTLPPEIAESVSVMALIERGKAEGQIAGDDVRRAFEADQIPATQWKNVLRSLNQILEEEGVTLMVSAAEPKRTRKSVAAKSPAKRTATKTVAAKTVTAKKATATAAPAVPVGDDPAEDASAKKAAAKKTTAKKAVAKKTVAKKTAAKKTTGKKDDVELLDDEAVEETAAPGKAGEEPEGTENAGFVLSDEDEDDAPAQQVAAAGATADPVKDYLKQIGKVPLLNAEQEVELAKRIEAGLFAEDKLANADKLAPKLKRELEIIAEDGRRAKNHLLEANLRLVVSLAKRYTGRGMLFLDLIQEGNLGLIRAVEKFDYTKGYKFSTYATWWIRQAITRAMADQARTIRIPVHMVEVINKLARVQRQMLQDLGREPTPEELAKELDMTPEKVIEVQKYGREPISLHTPLGEDGDSEFGDLIEDSEAVVPADAVSFTLLQEQLHSVLDTLSEREAGVVSMRFGLTDGQPKTLDEIGKVYGVTRERIRQIESKTMSKLRHPSRSQVLRDYLD, from the coding sequence GTGTCGGCCAGCACATCCCGTACGCTCCCGCCGGAGATCGCCGAGTCCGTCTCTGTCATGGCGCTCATCGAGCGGGGAAAGGCTGAGGGGCAGATCGCCGGCGATGACGTGCGTCGGGCCTTCGAAGCTGACCAGATTCCGGCCACTCAGTGGAAGAACGTACTGCGCAGCCTCAACCAGATCCTCGAGGAAGAGGGTGTGACGCTGATGGTCAGTGCCGCGGAGCCCAAGCGCACCCGAAAGAGCGTCGCAGCGAAGAGTCCGGCCAAGCGCACCGCCACCAAGACCGTCGCGGCGAAGACGGTGACTGCCAAGAAGGCGACCGCCACCGCCGCCCCGGCTGTGCCCGTCGGCGACGATCCGGCTGAGGACGCGTCCGCCAAGAAGGCAGCTGCCAAGAAGACGACCGCCAAGAAGGCGGTCGCGAAGAAGACCGTCGCCAAGAAGACGGCGGCCAAGAAGACCACCGGCAAGAAGGACGACGTCGAGCTGCTCGACGACGAGGCGGTCGAGGAGACCGCTGCACCCGGCAAGGCCGGCGAGGAGCCCGAGGGCACCGAGAACGCCGGCTTCGTACTCTCCGACGAGGACGAGGACGACGCGCCCGCGCAGCAGGTCGCCGCGGCCGGTGCCACCGCCGACCCGGTCAAGGACTACCTCAAGCAGATCGGCAAGGTCCCCCTGCTCAACGCCGAGCAGGAGGTCGAGCTCGCCAAGCGCATCGAGGCGGGCCTCTTCGCCGAGGACAAGCTGGCCAACGCCGACAAGCTTGCCCCCAAGCTCAAGCGCGAGCTGGAGATCATCGCCGAGGACGGCCGCCGCGCCAAGAACCACCTCCTGGAGGCCAACCTCCGTCTGGTGGTCTCCCTGGCCAAGCGCTACACCGGCCGCGGCATGCTCTTCCTGGACCTCATCCAGGAGGGCAACCTCGGTCTGATCCGCGCGGTGGAGAAGTTCGACTACACCAAGGGCTACAAGTTCTCCACGTACGCCACCTGGTGGATCCGTCAGGCGATCACCCGCGCCATGGCCGACCAGGCCCGCACCATCCGTATCCCGGTGCACATGGTCGAGGTCATCAACAAGCTCGCGCGCGTGCAGCGTCAGATGCTCCAGGACCTGGGCCGTGAGCCCACCCCGGAGGAGCTGGCCAAGGAGCTCGACATGACCCCTGAGAAGGTCATCGAGGTCCAGAAGTACGGCCGTGAGCCCATCTCGCTGCACACCCCGCTGGGTGAGGACGGTGACAGCGAGTTCGGTGACCTCATCGAGGACTCCGAGGCCGTCGTCCCGGCCGACGCGGTCAGCTTCACGCTCCTCCAGGAGCAGCTGCACTCTGTCCTCGACACCCTGTCGGAGCGCGAGGCGGGCGTCGTCTCGATGCGCTTCGGTCTCACCGACGGTCAGCCGAAGACTCTCGACGAGATCGGCAAGGTGTACGGCGTGACGCGTGAGCGCATCCGCCAGATCGAGTCCAAGACGATGTCGAAGCTGCGTCACCCGTCGCGTTCGCAGGTGCTGCGCGACTACCTCGACTAG
- a CDS encoding FadR/GntR family transcriptional regulator, translating into MSTLAHTMMTAARSADSGLTGPGELDRYPYAEASAADRVGIPAWESADPELGRVGRRAAGSRGRGLHGQLVQQLGQMIVSGDLGADRPLVPEEIGQRFEVSRTVVRESLRVLEAKGLVSARPNVGTRVRPVSDWNLLDPDIIEWRAFGPQRDDQRRELSELRWTMEPLAARLAAGHGREEVQQRLADMVEIMGHAMAQGDALTFSRADAEFHSLLIQVAGNRMLEHLSGIVSAALQVSGGPVTGCDRPNEAALAHHARIVDALGAGDGAAAEAAMRQLLTVHPEVERVVPAPREH; encoded by the coding sequence GTGAGTACCCTTGCGCACACCATGATGACCGCCGCCCGCTCCGCCGACTCCGGCCTGACCGGACCGGGCGAACTCGACCGCTACCCCTACGCCGAGGCCTCTGCCGCCGACCGCGTCGGCATTCCCGCGTGGGAGAGCGCCGATCCGGAACTGGGCCGCGTCGGCCGGCGTGCCGCGGGCAGCCGCGGACGCGGACTGCACGGCCAACTCGTACAGCAGCTGGGGCAGATGATCGTCTCCGGCGACCTGGGCGCGGACCGCCCGCTCGTGCCCGAGGAGATCGGTCAGCGCTTCGAGGTGTCCCGCACCGTCGTCCGCGAGTCGCTCCGTGTGCTGGAGGCGAAGGGCCTGGTGAGTGCCCGCCCGAACGTCGGCACGCGCGTACGCCCCGTCAGCGACTGGAACCTGCTGGATCCGGACATCATCGAGTGGCGGGCGTTCGGGCCGCAGCGCGACGACCAGCGCCGCGAGCTGAGCGAGCTGCGATGGACGATGGAGCCGCTCGCCGCGCGCCTCGCCGCCGGCCACGGGCGCGAGGAGGTCCAGCAGCGGCTCGCCGACATGGTCGAGATCATGGGCCACGCCATGGCACAGGGTGACGCCCTGACCTTCTCGCGCGCCGACGCGGAATTCCACTCCCTGCTCATCCAGGTCGCCGGCAACCGCATGCTGGAGCACCTCTCCGGGATCGTGTCGGCCGCCCTGCAGGTCTCCGGCGGCCCGGTCACCGGCTGCGACCGCCCCAACGAGGCCGCGCTGGCGCACCACGCCCGGATCGTCGACGCCCTGGGCGCGGGCGACGGCGCGGCTGCCGAGGCGGCCATGCGCCAATTGCTCACCGTCCACCCTGAGGTGGAGCGTGTGGTGCCCGCGCCGCGCGAGCACTGA
- a CDS encoding ATP-binding cassette domain-containing protein, with protein MIQAIGLTSNPRKDLPPVVDDVSFEAHAGRVTALLGTPGAGKTTALRLMLELQQGRGITYFRGRPLHRIAHPSREVGVLLGDVPGHPARTVRGQLRMLCAAAGVPVRRADEVLEVVGLVSLRDERLSTLSRGMDRRLGLACALLADPHTLVLDAPADGLSAREGRWLHGLLRAHATQGGTVLFTTDDPREAAQTADQVVTLEAGRLVADQEAADFARTRLRPRVAVRSPHAARLGALLAKEARTGQRSVEIVREDGNRLSVYGSTCADVGETAFRHGILVHQLADETGDMGAAPDTQPTAPPPRPAGSLESEDLSPLPPPISVRQAPSPLRPLRYELRRAAGVGTGYVTAAAVLIASALIAVILARIGHTPQHRLLAAWPQDFPLPPAALGAGLLGAVAFGDEFRHPALATDRGTVPRRLGLLTAKLLVSGATALLLAFLAVGCDLEVLYLVYGRELTQVPTDWLSLGAGWLGLLVGCAWAGVLAAGIFRSTTAGLAAVLAVPVVVVPLVQRALEGPSVRTAAGFATRLRELMLVQWPFGGERYLAAAARVVAQPVGSALMLSLTALLCAYLLTTLRSRVR; from the coding sequence GTGATCCAGGCGATCGGACTGACCAGCAACCCCCGCAAGGACCTTCCGCCCGTCGTCGACGATGTGTCCTTCGAGGCGCACGCGGGCCGTGTCACCGCGCTCCTCGGAACCCCGGGCGCGGGCAAGACGACGGCGCTCAGGCTCATGCTCGAACTCCAACAGGGCCGTGGCATCACCTACTTCAGGGGCCGCCCGCTGCACCGCATCGCCCATCCCTCGCGCGAAGTGGGCGTCCTGCTCGGCGATGTCCCCGGTCACCCCGCCCGCACGGTGCGCGGTCAACTCCGTATGTTGTGCGCCGCCGCCGGCGTCCCTGTCCGCCGTGCCGATGAAGTCCTCGAGGTGGTCGGTCTTGTCAGCCTGCGCGACGAACGCCTGAGCACCCTTTCGCGCGGCATGGACCGCCGCCTCGGTCTGGCCTGCGCGCTGCTGGCCGATCCGCACACCCTTGTCCTCGACGCCCCCGCCGACGGCCTGTCCGCCCGCGAAGGCCGGTGGCTGCACGGTCTCCTGCGTGCGCACGCCACGCAGGGTGGCACGGTCCTGTTCACCACGGACGACCCCAGAGAGGCCGCGCAGACCGCAGATCAGGTCGTCACGTTGGAGGCGGGCAGGCTTGTCGCCGACCAGGAGGCCGCAGACTTCGCCCGCACCCGGCTGCGGCCCCGCGTGGCAGTCCGCAGCCCGCACGCCGCCCGACTCGGCGCTCTGCTGGCCAAGGAGGCTCGAACCGGGCAACGCTCCGTGGAGATCGTGCGCGAGGACGGCAATCGGCTGTCGGTGTACGGCAGTACGTGCGCCGATGTCGGCGAGACCGCCTTCCGGCACGGCATCCTCGTACACCAACTGGCCGACGAAACCGGTGACATGGGGGCCGCCCCCGACACGCAGCCGACCGCTCCCCCGCCCCGCCCGGCCGGTTCGCTGGAGTCGGAAGACCTGTCCCCGCTGCCGCCCCCCATCAGTGTCCGCCAGGCGCCCAGTCCGCTGCGTCCGTTGCGCTACGAGCTGCGCCGCGCTGCCGGAGTCGGCACCGGCTACGTCACCGCGGCTGCCGTGCTGATCGCCTCCGCCCTGATCGCCGTGATCCTCGCCAGAATCGGTCACACGCCGCAGCACCGCCTCCTGGCCGCGTGGCCGCAGGACTTCCCCCTGCCCCCCGCGGCGCTCGGCGCGGGGTTGCTCGGGGCGGTCGCCTTCGGCGACGAGTTCCGCCACCCCGCCCTGGCCACGGATCGCGGCACCGTCCCCCGCCGCCTGGGGCTGCTCACCGCGAAACTCCTCGTCTCCGGGGCGACCGCGCTGCTGCTGGCCTTCCTTGCCGTGGGGTGCGATCTCGAAGTGCTCTACCTCGTCTACGGACGGGAGCTCACCCAAGTTCCCACCGACTGGCTTTCCCTGGGCGCCGGTTGGCTCGGACTCCTGGTGGGCTGCGCCTGGGCCGGTGTACTGGCCGCGGGCATCTTCCGCTCCACGACCGCCGGGCTCGCCGCGGTGCTGGCGGTACCCGTCGTCGTCGTACCCCTCGTACAAAGGGCGCTCGAAGGCCCGTCTGTTCGGACGGCGGCCGGGTTCGCCACGCGGCTGCGAGAGCTGATGCTGGTGCAGTGGCCGTTCGGCGGCGAGCGGTATCTGGCCGCCGCGGCCCGGGTGGTCGCCCAACCCGTGGGCAGTGCACTGATGTTGTCGCTGACCGCTCTGCTCTGCGCATATCTGCTCACGACCCTGCGTAGCAGGGTCCGATGA
- a CDS encoding NUDIX hydrolase — protein sequence MPYDPSAFPPFAVTVDLVVLTVRRHALCALAVRRGEQPFQGRWALPGGFVRPDEDLGQAAARELAEETGLRAHDPSAQDNGAHLEQLATYGDPKRDPRMRVVSVAHLALAPDLPAPRAGGDANSARWAPVEELLQQGGYGRDGEKAAPLAFDHAQILADGVERARSKIEYSSLATAFCPTEFTVGELRRVYEAVWGVALDPRNFHRKVTGTPGFLVPTGGTTTRQGGRPAQLFRAGGATLLNPPMLRPEV from the coding sequence ATGCCCTACGACCCGTCAGCCTTTCCGCCCTTTGCTGTCACCGTGGACCTGGTCGTGCTGACCGTGCGCCGCCACGCCCTCTGTGCGCTGGCGGTGCGGCGAGGTGAGCAGCCCTTTCAGGGCAGGTGGGCGCTCCCTGGCGGCTTCGTGCGGCCTGACGAGGACCTGGGGCAGGCAGCAGCGCGCGAGCTGGCCGAGGAGACCGGGCTGCGCGCCCATGACCCCTCCGCACAGGACAACGGAGCGCATCTCGAACAGCTGGCGACGTACGGCGACCCCAAGCGTGACCCGCGGATGAGGGTGGTCAGCGTCGCCCATCTCGCTCTCGCACCCGACCTGCCCGCGCCCAGGGCGGGCGGCGACGCCAACAGCGCCCGCTGGGCGCCCGTCGAGGAGCTGCTGCAGCAGGGCGGTTACGGCAGGGACGGGGAGAAGGCGGCACCGCTCGCCTTCGATCATGCGCAGATCCTGGCGGACGGTGTGGAGCGTGCCCGGTCCAAGATCGAGTACTCGTCGCTGGCCACCGCGTTCTGCCCGACCGAGTTCACCGTCGGCGAGCTGCGCCGGGTCTACGAGGCCGTGTGGGGCGTGGCGCTGGACCCGCGCAACTTCCATCGCAAGGTGACGGGCACACCGGGCTTCCTCGTGCCCACGGGCGGCACCACGACGCGCCAGGGCGGTCGTCCGGCCCAGCTCTTCCGCGCGGGCGGCGCCACGCTGCTCAATCCGCCGATGCTGCGCCCGGAGGTCTGA
- a CDS encoding glycogen debranching N-terminal domain-containing protein yields MAGRPFAPRPPLPPLRHAADLPPAHTALICAALPGLAISTEQGQLTGQGLDGFYRSGRRLLSRCQVRVAGREPLAVQARMVAADRVRFVGALRASPDAGPDPDVLVERTRHADGTERITLHSAASRPLRLSVEVALGTDLADLGTVASGSPGPELPASVHDSGLRWTGPTGTSAVTADPPPADALASAGLLRWGLELPPGGTWSVELRVRPDGAGAGRAVVRGATSPLAQATATGDDPRAQSLLHACVEDLQALLLRDPSHPSDPHLAAGAPWRCGLAPAEALVAARMALPLGTRLAAGTLRTLARSQLSGPGPHSGMIPGPRRDAGAHLPPGCTGTEATLLFPVLLAEARRWGLPEQETQELLPAAERCLQWLRTAVGDGTYLPDPQPGGPLRCETQAYAHRAALLGADLLDAHGRPGGPGLRQWAGELRTAFRDDFWIEDLKGGRPAAARAPDGRLVPHLGAGAAHLLDTGLLGSGVMAQGLLDRVRTEQLARLLGGPAMDCGWGLRSLGAREAAYNPFGHRGGAVRVQETAVAVTGLAAAGYEKEASSLLRGVLAAAEAFGHRLPEMYAGEQRTEAGSPLPHPAACRPAATAAASGVLLLTALAGIRPDAPAGTVTLRPLRSAPLGEIGLTGLRVAGAPFSVRVSRLGLAMVEEAADGLQLRA; encoded by the coding sequence TTGGCGGGCAGACCCTTCGCTCCCCGACCCCCGCTTCCACCACTCCGCCACGCCGCGGACCTGCCGCCAGCCCACACCGCGCTGATCTGTGCGGCCCTGCCGGGGCTGGCGATCTCCACGGAGCAGGGGCAGCTGACCGGCCAGGGGTTGGACGGGTTCTACCGCTCGGGGCGGCGCCTGCTCTCCCGCTGTCAGGTGCGGGTGGCGGGGCGGGAGCCGCTCGCCGTGCAAGCGCGGATGGTAGCGGCCGACCGCGTCCGCTTCGTGGGCGCCCTCCGAGCCTCCCCCGACGCAGGACCGGACCCGGACGTCCTGGTGGAACGCACGCGGCACGCGGACGGCACGGAACGGATCACGCTGCACAGCGCTGCCTCACGCCCCTTGCGCCTGTCCGTCGAGGTGGCACTCGGGACGGACCTCGCGGATCTGGGGACGGTGGCTTCGGGCAGCCCCGGTCCCGAGCTCCCCGCGAGCGTTCACGACTCAGGCCTGCGCTGGACCGGCCCGACCGGCACCTCGGCCGTCACCGCGGATCCGCCGCCGGCCGACGCCCTCGCCTCCGCCGGACTGCTGCGCTGGGGGCTGGAGCTGCCACCCGGCGGCACATGGAGTGTGGAACTGCGGGTACGGCCGGACGGGGCCGGAGCCGGCAGAGCGGTGGTACGCGGCGCGACGAGCCCACTCGCCCAGGCCACGGCTACGGGCGACGACCCCAGGGCCCAATCGCTGCTCCATGCCTGCGTCGAGGATCTGCAGGCTCTGCTGCTGCGCGATCCCAGCCACCCTTCCGACCCGCATCTCGCAGCCGGGGCGCCGTGGCGCTGCGGCCTGGCTCCGGCGGAGGCACTGGTCGCCGCGCGGATGGCACTGCCCCTCGGCACCCGGCTTGCCGCGGGCACGCTGCGGACCCTCGCCCGCAGCCAGCTCTCGGGACCAGGCCCACATTCGGGCATGATCCCGGGACCACGGCGGGACGCGGGCGCACATCTGCCACCTGGCTGCACGGGCACGGAGGCAACCCTGCTCTTCCCTGTGCTTCTCGCGGAGGCCCGGCGCTGGGGGTTGCCGGAGCAGGAGACGCAGGAGTTGTTGCCCGCCGCGGAACGCTGTCTCCAGTGGCTTCGGACCGCTGTCGGCGACGGTACCTACCTCCCCGACCCCCAGCCCGGCGGGCCGCTGCGCTGCGAGACACAGGCGTACGCCCATCGGGCAGCGCTGCTGGGCGCGGACCTGCTCGATGCCCACGGCCGCCCAGGCGGCCCCGGGCTGCGCCAGTGGGCCGGGGAACTGCGCACCGCGTTCCGGGACGACTTCTGGATCGAGGACCTGAAGGGAGGCAGACCGGCGGCCGCCCGGGCCCCGGACGGACGCCTGGTGCCCCACCTCGGCGCGGGCGCCGCCCACCTTCTCGACACCGGCCTGCTCGGCTCCGGTGTCATGGCTCAGGGCCTGCTCGACAGGGTGCGGACGGAGCAACTCGCGCGGCTCCTCGGCGGTCCGGCCATGGACTGCGGATGGGGGCTGCGCAGCCTGGGAGCGAGGGAGGCGGCGTACAACCCGTTCGGTCATCGAGGAGGAGCCGTGCGGGTCCAGGAGACGGCGGTCGCCGTCACGGGCCTGGCCGCCGCCGGTTACGAGAAGGAGGCGAGTTCGCTGCTGCGGGGCGTACTGGCCGCGGCGGAGGCGTTCGGGCATCGGCTGCCCGAGATGTACGCGGGGGAACAACGCACGGAAGCCGGCTCTCCGCTGCCGCACCCCGCAGCCTGCCGACCGGCCGCCACCGCCGCGGCCTCAGGGGTGCTGCTCCTCACCGCTCTGGCGGGGATCCGCCCCGACGCCCCGGCCGGCACGGTGACGCTGCGCCCGCTGCGCAGTGCCCCACTGGGCGAGATCGGATTGACGGGACTGAGAGTCGCCGGCGCGCCCTTCTCCGTGCGCGTCAGCCGGCTCGGCCTCGCCATGGTCGAGGAGGCGGCCGACGGATTGCAGTTGAGAGCGTGA
- a CDS encoding DUF4192 domain-containing protein, protein MARTAAHPSGDVERSSAGAGDDLAGPAGPVDAEMGGTPYDDESTAYISHTEHTDPSGERQVTLRTPAELADALPYLLGYRPEDSIVLVALHDQDGRGRFGGRARLGIPAHSDDWASVAGQLAHGLVTGSERRGVRPESMVAYLCQEPASGETGCDVVARLQPLAQLLRTACGSLDVPVVEALCISDGRFWSYCCPSPDCCPPEGRPMGLPGTSVLAAAATYAGLQVRGSLREFRARLAPWETAAALAQEIALDAASTALVPRILDGETREDVAEETLGLARQVMGRFTATSPVSGTLPADLRDDELLGHEEAATLILGLQDRTTRDRAAEWMEDDEAAPALRLWRALARRCVGSYGEHAAAPLTLAGWVAWSSGDELEAREALAMALGADPGYLFARLLHQACNEGLDPESVRRCLRAEREGRAVTDGSVPPAPLAATAPSLRSAQPPRSLEPQDPGASQGARWSGPSTPGDSADPAAPAGQGDGTGESPGVLGRRRRRVRSVSGGSRPSRRSPRTVARRGRRPAEGTGPAADGTRSAMDGLRRSAEGPRSAAEGATTRSHAPGGTARSDAQGDV, encoded by the coding sequence ATGGCTCGGACCGCGGCCCACCCGAGCGGTGACGTCGAGCGGTCCTCGGCTGGCGCGGGTGATGATCTCGCTGGACCCGCAGGCCCTGTGGACGCCGAGATGGGCGGCACCCCCTACGACGACGAGTCCACCGCGTACATCAGCCACACCGAACACACGGACCCGAGCGGTGAGCGCCAGGTCACATTGCGGACTCCGGCCGAACTGGCGGACGCGCTGCCTTACTTGCTCGGGTATCGACCCGAGGACAGCATCGTGCTGGTCGCTCTGCACGACCAGGACGGGCGAGGCAGGTTCGGTGGGAGGGCGAGGCTCGGCATCCCCGCCCATTCGGACGACTGGGCGTCCGTGGCCGGGCAGCTGGCGCACGGCCTGGTGACGGGAAGTGAGCGCAGAGGCGTACGCCCGGAGAGCATGGTGGCCTACCTCTGTCAGGAGCCTGCGAGCGGCGAGACGGGGTGCGACGTCGTGGCACGGCTCCAGCCGCTCGCTCAGCTGCTGCGCACGGCCTGCGGCAGCCTCGACGTACCCGTGGTCGAGGCGCTGTGCATCTCCGACGGCCGCTTCTGGTCGTACTGCTGCCCGAGCCCCGACTGCTGTCCGCCCGAGGGCCGGCCGATGGGGCTGCCCGGCACCTCCGTGCTCGCCGCTGCCGCAACGTACGCAGGTCTGCAAGTACGGGGAAGCCTGCGGGAGTTCAGGGCCAGGCTCGCTCCCTGGGAGACCGCGGCAGCCCTGGCGCAGGAGATCGCCCTCGACGCCGCCAGCACGGCCCTCGTTCCCAGGATCCTCGACGGCGAGACCCGGGAGGACGTCGCCGAGGAGACCCTTGGACTGGCCCGGCAGGTGATGGGACGGTTCACCGCTACGTCGCCCGTGTCCGGCACCCTCCCGGCAGACCTCCGCGACGACGAACTCCTCGGGCACGAGGAGGCCGCCACTCTGATCCTCGGTCTGCAGGACCGGACGACCCGCGACCGTGCGGCGGAGTGGATGGAAGACGACGAAGCGGCACCGGCCCTGCGCCTCTGGCGTGCCCTGGCCCGCCGCTGCGTCGGTTCGTACGGTGAGCACGCTGCCGCGCCCCTCACGCTCGCTGGGTGGGTCGCCTGGTCTTCCGGCGACGAACTGGAGGCCCGCGAAGCCCTGGCCATGGCCCTGGGCGCCGACCCTGGCTATCTCTTCGCCCGCCTCCTCCATCAAGCCTGCAACGAGGGCCTGGACCCGGAGTCCGTTCGCCGCTGCCTGCGTGCGGAGCGAGAGGGCCGGGCCGTGACGGACGGGAGTGTCCCTCCCGCGCCACTGGCCGCCACCGCGCCTTCGCTCCGCTCCGCGCAGCCACCCCGGAGTCTGGAGCCACAAGATCCTGGAGCTTCGCAAGGCGCTCGATGGTCCGGCCCCTCCACGCCGGGCGACAGCGCCGATCCGGCGGCTCCGGCCGGGCAGGGCGACGGAACTGGGGAGTCGCCTGGTGTTCTCGGCCGTCGCCGTCGCAGGGTGCGTTCCGTGAGCGGTGGCAGCCGTCCGAGCCGCCGTTCTCCCAGGACGGTCGCCCGCAGAGGCAGGCGTCCAGCCGAGGGCACCGGGCCTGCCGCCGACGGAACACGGTCCGCGATGGACGGACTCCGGCGTTCCGCCGAAGGACCGCGGAGTGCGGCAGAGGGTGCCACCACTCGTTCACACGCACCCGGTGGCACCGCACGTAGCGATGCGCAGGGAGACGTATGA
- a CDS encoding RecQ family ATP-dependent DNA helicase: protein MSDEDQRPAPSADPRPAPDGDLRTAADAVLARLVGAPTGEARLREDQWRAIEALVAHKRRALVVQRTGWGKSAVYFVATALLREQGAGPTVIVSPLLALMRNQVDSAARAGIRARTINSSNTEEWDTIQAEVAASEVDVLLVSPERLNNPDFRDQVLPKLAAATGLLVVDEAHCISDWGHDFRPDYRRLRTMLADLPSGVPVLATTATANARVTADVAEQLGTGGGTDALVLRGPLDRESLSLGVLRLPDAAHRMGWLAEHLNDLPGSGIIYTLTVAAAEEVTAFLRQCGHTVASYTGKTENADRLQAEEDLLGNRVKALVATSALGMGFDKPDLGFVVHLGSPSSPIAYYQQVGRAGRGVEHAEVLLLPGKEDQAIWEYFASVAFPPEEQVRRTLDVLARADRPLSLPALEPLVELRRSRLETMLKVLDVDGAVRRVQGGWVSTGVPWTYDTERYAWVAKQRSAEQQAMRDYVTTTACRMEFLRRQLDDEGAAPCGRCDNCAGGRFHDSVSSGSLDAARGELGRAGVEVEPRKMWPTGLPAVGVDLKGRIPAGELAAPGRALGRLSDIGWGNRLRPMLTPQAPDGPVPDDVAKAVVGVLADWAKGPGGWASAGPDAQPRPVGVVTMASRTRPQLIQSLGARIAEIGRLPLLGSIEYTGEFAQVHRSNSAQRLKALDGALTVPPALATALKEAGGPVLLVDDATETGWTLAVAARMLRRAGASGVLPLVLAVQA, encoded by the coding sequence ATGAGCGACGAAGACCAACGACCCGCCCCGTCCGCAGACCCGCGCCCCGCCCCGGACGGAGACCTGCGTACCGCGGCCGATGCCGTGCTCGCCCGCCTCGTGGGCGCGCCGACGGGCGAGGCCCGGCTGCGCGAGGATCAGTGGCGGGCCATCGAGGCACTGGTGGCCCACAAGCGCAGGGCCCTGGTCGTGCAGCGCACGGGCTGGGGCAAGTCCGCGGTGTACTTCGTCGCGACCGCGTTGCTGCGCGAGCAGGGCGCGGGTCCCACGGTCATCGTCTCGCCACTCCTCGCGCTCATGCGCAACCAGGTGGATTCGGCGGCCCGCGCGGGCATCCGCGCGAGGACCATCAACTCGTCCAACACGGAGGAGTGGGACACGATCCAGGCCGAGGTGGCCGCGAGCGAGGTCGATGTGCTCCTGGTGAGCCCGGAGCGGCTCAACAACCCCGACTTCCGCGACCAGGTGCTGCCCAAGCTGGCCGCCGCGACCGGCCTCCTCGTGGTCGACGAGGCGCACTGCATCTCCGACTGGGGCCACGACTTCCGGCCCGACTACCGCCGGCTGCGCACCATGCTCGCCGACCTCCCGTCCGGTGTGCCGGTCCTCGCCACCACCGCGACGGCCAACGCGCGCGTCACGGCCGACGTGGCCGAACAACTCGGCACCGGAGGCGGCACGGACGCGCTCGTGCTGCGCGGACCGCTCGACCGGGAGAGCCTCAGTCTCGGCGTGCTGCGCCTGCCGGACGCCGCCCACCGCATGGGCTGGCTCGCCGAACACCTCAACGACCTGCCGGGCTCCGGCATCATCTACACGCTCACCGTGGCTGCGGCCGAGGAAGTCACGGCCTTCCTGCGTCAGTGCGGGCACACCGTGGCCTCGTACACCGGCAAGACGGAGAACGCGGACCGGCTACAAGCGGAGGAGGACCTGCTCGGCAACCGGGTCAAGGCCCTGGTAGCCACGTCCGCCCTGGGTATGGGCTTCGACAAGCCCGACCTCGGGTTCGTCGTCCACCTCGGCTCGCCCTCGTCCCCCATCGCGTACTACCAGCAGGTGGGGCGCGCGGGCCGCGGTGTGGAGCACGCCGAGGTGCTGCTCCTGCCGGGCAAGGAGGATCAGGCGATCTGGGAGTACTTCGCCTCGGTCGCGTTTCCCCCGGAGGAGCAGGTGCGACGCACACTGGACGTCCTGGCGCGGGCCGACCGACCACTGTCCCTGCCCGCCCTCGAACCGCTGGTCGAACTGCGCCGCTCACGTCTGGAGACGATGCTCAAGGTCCTCGATGTCGACGGGGCCGTACGGCGTGTGCAGGGCGGCTGGGTCTCGACGGGCGTTCCTTGGACGTACGACACCGAGCGCTACGCCTGGGTGGCCAAGCAGCGGTCGGCTGAGCAGCAGGCGATGCGCGACTACGTGACGACGACGGCCTGCCGGATGGAGTTCCTGCGGCGGCAGCTCGACGACGAGGGGGCGGCTCCCTGTGGGCGCTGCGACAACTGCGCCGGAGGCCGATTCCACGACTCCGTGTCGTCCGGGTCGCTCGACGCGGCACGTGGCGAACTCGGGCGTGCGGGCGTCGAGGTCGAGCCCCGGAAGATGTGGCCGACGGGCCTGCCGGCGGTCGGCGTCGACCTGAAGGGGCGTATCCCGGCCGGAGAGCTGGCCGCGCCCGGGCGTGCGCTGGGGCGGCTGTCGGACATCGGCTGGGGCAACCGGCTGCGGCCGATGCTCACGCCCCAAGCCCCGGACGGGCCGGTGCCGGACGATGTCGCCAAGGCCGTGGTCGGTGTGCTGGCCGACTGGGCGAAGGGGCCGGGAGGCTGGGCCTCCGCAGGGCCCGACGCACAGCCGCGTCCGGTGGGCGTCGTCACGATGGCCTCCCGTACGCGTCCGCAGCTGATCCAGTCCCTGGGGGCGCGGATCGCGGAGATCGGACGGCTGCCGCTGCTGGGGTCCATCGAGTACACCGGTGAGTTCGCGCAGGTCCACCGGAGCAACAGCGCGCAGCGGCTGAAGGCGCTCGACGGGGCACTGACCGTGCCGCCCGCCCTGGCCACCGCGCTCAAGGAAGCCGGCGGTCCGGTACTTCTCGTGGACGATGCGACAGAGACGGGCTGGACCCTCGCGGTGGCCGCGCGCATGCTTCGACGAGCCGGTGCGTCGGGGGTGTTGCCGCTGGTCCTGGCCGTACAAGCGTGA